ATCTCCGCCAACTGGGCGCCCACCTGAGGCCCGGCCACCGGCAGGGGATGGGGCTCAGGGGTGACGATGTGGATCTCCACCTGCTGGCGGCGCCCCAGGCGTCGGTAGTACCAGTCCAGGAGGAGGGCCCCTTCGTAGGGGGCGGCGGGGCACTTGTAGGGGAGGGAAGGGATGAGGATGATCACCCTCCCTTCCTGCAGCCCGGCCAGCTGGTCTCTGAGGGCCTCGGCCCCGTCCAGGTGGTAGTAAGTCCAGGCCTGGGCCAGCCCGGGAATGCCCCCTGTGCCGTATTCCGCCCCAGGGGAGAGGACCAGGTAGTCGAAGCTCAACTCCCCCTGGGTCATGACTAGGCGGCGTTGGTGGACGTCGATGGCCGTCACCTCGTCCAGGATCACCTCGATGCCCCGTCGGCGGAGGGCGCGCAGGTCAGCCACCACCTGGGCGGGGCGGCGCAGGCCCAGCATAACCCAGGTGAGGCCCGGGGCGAACACATGCATGGGGCTGCGGTCCACTACCACCACCCGATGTTCGGGAGGCAGGAGACGTCGCAGGCGGTGGGCGGCCACCACCCCTCCCACCCCTCCGCCGAAGATGGCGATGGTCTTCCCCCTCATCTCACCACCTCATATCACATCATGCCAGGCCCAGGAGGGGCTCCAGGCCCACCACCAGTTCTTGCAGGGTCAGGGCCCGCCGCACGGCCAGGAGCACCCCTGGCAGGAAGGACTCGCGGCTGGTGGAATCGTGGCGGATGGTGAGGGTCTGGCCCTGGGAGCCAAAGATGACCTCCTGGTGGGCCACTAACCCCGGAAGACGCACGCTATGGATGGTGATCCCCTCCACCTCCCCACCGCGGCTGCCGGGCAGGTTCTCCTTTTCCGTGGGGGGGCGGCGGAAGGGGCGGCCACGGGCTAGGGCCATGGCCCTGGCGGTGGCCAGGGCTGTGCCCGAGGGGGCATCGGCCTTGGCATCGTGGTGCATCTCGATGATCTCGGCCACATCGAAGAAGGGGGCGGCTATGCGGGCCAGGTGCATCATGACCACTGCCCCGATGGCGAAGTTGGCGGCCACTACCCCTCCCACGCCCCGTGCCCGGCACTCCTCCTGTAGGCGAGCGACGAAGTCTTGGGAGAGCCCAGAGGTGCCGATGACAAGGCGGGCTCCCACCGCTAGGGCTGCCTCCGTCACCTTGGGGGTAAAATCGGCGTGGCTGAAGTCCACCACCACCTGTGGCCTGGTGGCCTGAAAGAGGGAGAAGGGGTCGGTGGCGTAGGGCACGCGGGTACCATCGGGAAGGGATAGCTCCCGGTGGCGGGGTGTGCGGGCCACGGCGGCCACGGGCTCTAGGTCAGGCGCTTGGGCCAGGGCCAGCAGAACCTGCTGGCCCATGCGCCCCACGCCGCTTACCGCCACTCTGATGGCCATGGCTGCGCCTCACGGCCTCAGCGGGCGTGGCGGAGGGGGCGGGGGCGGTGGGCGCCTGGGGGGCTGGGGGCGCGGTGGCCGTGGTGGGGTGGGCTGGGCCCTAGGCCGCATCTCCGTGGGGCGCCGCCCCAGCTGGGGCGGCGGCTGCTGCTGGGGCTGGCGACCCTCTAGGACCGCCCGCCGCGAGAGGTTGATGCGGCCATAGGAGTCCACGCCGGTGACCATGACCATGATCTCGTCCCCCACCCGCACCACATCCTCAGGGCGTCGCACCCGGTAGTCGGCCAGCTCCTCAGTGCGCACTAGCCCCTCCTTGCCTGGCAGGATCTCCACGAAGGCCCCGAAGGGGACGATCCTGGTCACCTTGCCAGTATAAACTTCGCCTACCCGCACATCTCGGGTGAGGCCCTCGATGATCTCGATGGCCCGACGGGCGGCCTCCTCGCTGGGAGAGCCCACGTATACGGTGCCATCGTCCTCCACGTCGATGGTGCACTTGGTCTCGTCGATGATGGAGCGGATGACGCGGCCGCCAGGGCCGATGACTGCCCCGATCTTGTCCACTGGGATCTGGATGCGGAACATCCTGGGGGCATAGGGGGAGAGCTCAGCGCGGGCCTCGGGGATGGTATCCAGCATTACCCGTAGGATGTGCATGCGCGCCTCCCGCGCCCGGCGCATGGCCTGCTCCAGGATGGAGATGGGCAGCCCCTCTCGTTTGATGTCCAGCTGTAGGGCGGTGATGCCCTCGGCGGTTCCAGCCACCTTAAAGTCCATGTCACCGTAGTGGTCCTCCAGGCCGGCGATGTCCGTAAGGATGACGTATCGCTCTCCTTCCATCACCAGGCCCATGGCCACGCCCGCCACGGGGGCCTTGATGGGCACTCCGGCGTCCATGAGGGAGAGGGTGCTGCCGCAGACGCTGGCCATGGAGGTGGAGCCGTTGGAGGAGAGGACCTCCGAGACCAGCCTGATGGTGTATGGGAACTCCTCCTCGCTAGGGATGACAGGCTCTAGGGCCCGCTCGGCCAGGGCGCCGTGGCCTATCTCCCGCCGGCTGGGGGTGCGCAGGGGCCGCACCTCGCCAGTGGAGAAGGGTGGGAAGTTATAGTGATGGATGAACCGCTTGGACTCCTCAGGCTCGATGGTGTCCAGCTCTTGCCTCTCCCCCAGGGAGCCGAGGGTGGCGATGGTGAGCACTTGCGTCTCCCCCCTGGTGAAGAGGCCGGAGCCGTGGGTGCGGGGCAGAAGCCCTACCGCCGCCGATACGGGCCGCATCTCATCAGGGAGACGGCCGTCGGGCCTTCTTCCCTCCTCCAAGATGCGGCGGCGGACGACGGTGCGCACCTCCTCTTCCAGGGCCCGCAGCAGCTGGTCCTGGGGGAAGGTGTCGCCCAGGCTGGCCAATACCTCCTGCCGGGCCTGGTCCATGAAGGCCTGGCGTTCGTCTTTGGCCGCCCAGACCAGGTCCCAGCCCTTCTGGGCCACCAGCTGGCGCACGGCCTCCACCACCTCCGGGGCGAGGGGGGCAGGCGTCCAAGAGGCCTTGGGCTTGCCCACCTGGGCCACCATCTCCTCCTGGAGGGCGATGCTCTCCTGGTTCACCTGGTGGGCCATGGTCATGGCCTCCACCACCAGCTCCTCGGGCAGCTCCCGCGCCCCGCACTCCACCATCACCACCGC
The genomic region above belongs to Dehalococcoidia bacterium and contains:
- the dapB gene encoding 4-hydroxy-tetrahydrodipicolinate reductase, with protein sequence MAIRVAVSGVGRMGQQVLLALAQAPDLEPVAAVARTPRHRELSLPDGTRVPYATDPFSLFQATRPQVVVDFSHADFTPKVTEAALAVGARLVIGTSGLSQDFVARLQEECRARGVGGVVAANFAIGAVVMMHLARIAAPFFDVAEIIEMHHDAKADAPSGTALATARAMALARGRPFRRPPTEKENLPGSRGGEVEGITIHSVRLPGLVAHQEVIFGSQGQTLTIRHDSTSRESFLPGVLLAVRRALTLQELVVGLEPLLGLA
- a CDS encoding FAD/NAD(P)-binding oxidoreductase, whose translation is MRGKTIAIFGGGVGGVVAAHRLRRLLPPEHRVVVVDRSPMHVFAPGLTWVMLGLRRPAQVVADLRALRRRGIEVILDEVTAIDVHQRRLVMTQGELSFDYLVLSPGAEYGTGGIPGLAQAWTYYHLDGAEALRDQLAGLQEGRVIILIPSLPYKCPAAPYEGALLLDWYYRRLGRRQQVEIHIVTPEPHPLPVAGPQVGAQLAEMLTARQIIFSPNAQVQAVDQDRKVVQLANGAEVPFDLLIAVPVHSAPAVVREAGLTGPSGWVEVDPHTMATSWEGVFAIGDVTYIPLAHGLPLPKAGVFAHGQAEVVARNLASHLLGRAAGWAFDGRGQCFLETGFGRASLAYGHFYAQPAPQVRVRGPSPLWHWAKRGFAWWWLRHWF
- a CDS encoding polyribonucleotide nucleotidyltransferase; translation: MELTAVKTFRRRIGDRDLIIETGHLAGQANGAVTVRYGDTVVLVTACMGPPREGVDFLPLLVDFEERLYAAGKIPGSWFRREGRPSTAAILTARLTDRPLRPLFPKGFRNDVQIIVTALSADQENDHDILAIIGASAALSISDIPFHGPVGATRIGYLDGEFLINPTFEQRRHSSLDLVVASTKEAVVMVECGARELPEELVVEAMTMAHQVNQESIALQEEMVAQVGKPKASWTPAPLAPEVVEAVRQLVAQKGWDLVWAAKDERQAFMDQARQEVLASLGDTFPQDQLLRALEEEVRTVVRRRILEEGRRPDGRLPDEMRPVSAAVGLLPRTHGSGLFTRGETQVLTIATLGSLGERQELDTIEPEESKRFIHHYNFPPFSTGEVRPLRTPSRREIGHGALAERALEPVIPSEEEFPYTIRLVSEVLSSNGSTSMASVCGSTLSLMDAGVPIKAPVAGVAMGLVMEGERYVILTDIAGLEDHYGDMDFKVAGTAEGITALQLDIKREGLPISILEQAMRRAREARMHILRVMLDTIPEARAELSPYAPRMFRIQIPVDKIGAVIGPGGRVIRSIIDETKCTIDVEDDGTVYVGSPSEEAARRAIEIIEGLTRDVRVGEVYTGKVTRIVPFGAFVEILPGKEGLVRTEELADYRVRRPEDVVRVGDEIMVMVTGVDSYGRINLSRRAVLEGRQPQQQPPPQLGRRPTEMRPRAQPTPPRPPRPQPPRRPPPPPPPPRPLRP